From a region of the Synchiropus splendidus isolate RoL2022-P1 chromosome 12, RoL_Sspl_1.0, whole genome shotgun sequence genome:
- the atf3 gene encoding cyclic AMP-dependent transcription factor ATF-3 — translation MMLQHSGPTLADVSCGTLTPPGPLTLDDLTDFCPTIRDELRLTIQTRRRSGGPGLDLGADLSSDGASSSSDLQPESGRRREMSREELDRRRRRRERNKIAAAKCRNKKKEKTETLQKESEKLESVNTDLKSQIQTLKQQKQQLVYMLNLHRPTCIVRAQNGQTPEDERNLFIQHIKESSLQIQGLLSDPLDASLLTLDHVHCL, via the exons ATGATGCTTCAGCACTCGGGGCCGACCCTGGCAGACGTCAGCTGCGGGACTCTGACCCCGCCCGGACCCCTCACCCTGGATGACTTGACCGACTTCTGCCCGACGATCCGAGACGAGCTCAGGCTCACCATTCAGACCCGCAGGCGGTCTGGTGGGCCGGGCCTGGACCTCGGCGCCGACCTCAGCTCCGACGGAGCCAGCTCCAGCTCAGACCTCCAGCCGGAGTCAGGCAGGCGGAGAGAG ATGTCACGTGAGGAGCTGGACCGCAGGAGGAGACGGCGAGAGAGGAACAAGATCGCCGCTGCCAAGTGCCGcaacaagaagaaggagaagacggAGACCCTGCAGAAG GAGTCCGAGAAGCTGGAGAGTGTCAACACAGACCTCAAGTCCCAGATCCAGACcctgaagcagcagaagcagcagctggtcTACATGCTGAACCTACACCGACCCACCTGCATCGTCCGGGCCCAGAACGGCCAGACGCCCGAAGACGAGCGCAACCTCTTCATCCAGCACATCAAGGAGAGCAGCCTGCAGATCCAGGGCCTGCTGTCGGACCCGCTGGACGCCAGCCTCCTGACCCTGGACCACGTGCACTGCCTCTGA
- the pex3 gene encoding peroxisomal biogenesis factor 3, giving the protein MLYSIWNFVKRHKRKFIFTGAVVGGAYFLGRYAQKKIQAAQEKEASEYLAQARRQFHFESNQRTCNMTVLSMLPPLRDAIVSQLNSESLTTLLKTRPANKLEIWEDLKIISFTRTIVAVYSTCMLVVLLRLQLNIIGGYLYLDSSSCSPAAPHLAPPDVQQQYLSSIQHLLGDGLTALMSAVKRAVVNALGSVSLKTSLCLRELEEQLNWIRAEVESDSRRPLSWYLLAAEEEALAEQACGLTPDDGITIRLLNETRDMLDSPDFSLVLTACLHRGFSRLLDNMAQFFQRPASEPTPDSALDSLPLAKIIPIINGQIHSVCSDSPSYFVQDLLTNNQVKEFAANVYETFSSPHQ; this is encoded by the exons ATGCTTTACTCGATTTGGAATTTCGTGAAGCGACACAAAAGGAAGTTCATCTTCACCGGAGCAGTTGTTGGAG GTGCCTACTTTCTGGGCAGATATGCCCAGAAGAAGATCCAGGCAGCCCAGGAGAAGGAGGCCAGCGAGTACCTGGCCCAGGCCCGGAGGCAGTTCCACTTCGAGAGCAACCAGAGGACCTGCAACATGACAG TGTTGTCCATGCTGCCTCCGCTGAGAGACGCCATCGTCAGCCAGCTCAACTCCGAGAGTCTCACCACGCTGCTGAAGACCAG GCCGGCAAACAAGCTGGAGATCTGGGAGGACCTGAAGATCATCA GTTTCACGCGGACCATTGTGGCGGTCTACAGCACCTGCATGCTGGTGGTTCTGCTGCGTCTTCAGCTCAACATCATCGGGGGGTACCTCTACCTGGACAGCTCGTCCTGCAGCCCAGCCGCG CCTCATCTGGCTCCTCCTGACGTCCAGCAGCAGTACCTGTCCAGCATCCAGCACCTCCTGGGGGATG ggcTGACAGCGTTAATGTCGGCGGTGAAGCGGGCCGTGGTCAACGCTCTGGGCAG tgtgtctctgaagaCCAGCTTGTGTCTGcgggagctggaggagcagctgaattGGATCAGAGCGGAGGTGGAGTCGGACTCGCGGCGCCCGCTGTCCTGGTACCTGCTGGCTGCGGAAGAGGAGGCTCTCGCCGAGCAG GCCTGCGGCTTGACCCCAGACGATGGGATTACCATCCGCCTGCTCAACGAGACCAGGGACATGCTGGACAG CCCTGACTTCAGCCTGGTCCTCACCGCGTGTCTGCACCGAGGTTTCTCGCGCCTCCTGGACAACATGGCCCAGTTCTTCCAGCGACCCGCCTCCGAGCCGACTCCTGACTCCGCCCTCGACAG TCTGCCGCTGGCCAAGATCATTCCCATCATCAACGGGCAGATCCACAGCGTCTGCAGCGACTCGCCCAGCTACTTCGTCCAG GACCTTCTGACCAACAACCAGGTGAAGGAGTTCGCCGCCAATGTGTACGAGACGTTCAGCTCGCCGCACCAGTGA
- the flvcr1 gene encoding feline leukemia virus subgroup C receptor-related protein 1 isoform X1 yields the protein MSAELERLGSSLQEAHSRSGSGRCSEGSEHPLLCFRPPAAAAAAAAAGLGSVTAPAPKRRSAGAMVAGELVQEHLHADPAAPDPVLAIGKSLEPEFGADPPARNGEAVPDERTAMLPGAEAPPRLETRLFCRRFAVLAVFSLYSLVNAFQWIQYSIITNVFTCFYEVSTEQVNWLSIVYMVAYIPLIFPATWLLDRKGLRLTALLGSGLNCVGAWIKCASVGRQLFAVTVTAQVICSVAQVFILGLPSRIASVWFGPREVSTACATAVLGNQLGTAIGFLLPPVLVPNTREDLAQMGHNISVMFYGTAAVSTGLFVLTLLVITDRPPLPPSPAQAVLPDSPPEGYSYQRSILNLFRNKAFVLLLVSYGIMTGSFYSVSTLLNQMIMACYQDEELNAGRIGLTLVVAGMVGSILCGLWLDHTKAYKMTTLAVYVLSFLGMVVFSFTLDLHNIYLVFFTAGVLGFFMTGYLPLGFEFGVEVTYPESEGTSSGLLNAFAQIFGIIFTLIQGRLTTDAGPLAGNLFLCAWMVVGVLLTAVIKSELKRHNINAGVDAKPLQVPVGSQGEVLKEPLRSSQETAV from the exons ATGTCAGCGGAACTAGAGCGGCTCGGCTCCTCACTGCAAGAGGCCCACAGCCGTTCCGGTTCCGGGCGATGCTCCGAGGGCTCCGAGCATCCGCTCCTCTGCTTTCGTCCccccgccgctgccgccgccgccgccgccgccggtcTCGGTTccgtcacagctccggcacctaagcGGCGCAGCGCAGGCGCGATGGTCGCCGGCGAGCTCGTGCAGGAGCACCTGCACGCGGACCCCGCAGCACCTGACCCCGTCCTCGCCATCGGGAAGAGCCTGGAGCCGGAGTTCGGAGCCGACCCCCCCGCTCGCAACGGCGAGGCCGTCCCGGATGAGAGGACCGCGATGCTGCCGGGCGCAGAGGCGCCGCCGCGGCTGGAGACGCGCCTTTTCTGTCGCCGCTTCGCAGTGCTGGCCGTGTTCAGCCTGTACTCGCTGGTCAACGCCTTCCAGTGGATCCAGTACAGCATCATCACCAACGTGTTCACGTGCTTCTACGAGGTGAGCACCGAGCAGGTCAACTGGCTCTCCATCGTCTACATGGTCGCCTACATCCCGCTCATCTTCCCCGCCACATGGCTGCTGGACCGCAAGGGTCTGCGGCTCACCGCCCTCCTCGGCTCCGGTCTCAACTGCGTGGGCGCGTGGATCAAGTGCGCCAGCGTGGGTCGCCAGCTGTTTGCCGTCACCGTCACCGCGCAGGTCATCTGCTCCGTGGCGCAGGTCTTCATCCTCGGCCTGCCGTCCCGCATCGCCTCCGTGTGGTTCGGACCCCGCGAGGTCTCCACCGCCTGCGCCACCGCGGTCCTCGGGAACCAG ttggGGACGGCCATCGGTTTCCTGCTTCCTCCGGTTCTGGTTCCCAACACCCGTGAGGACCTGGCTCAGATGGGCCACAACATCAGCGTCATGTTCTACGGCACCGCCGCGGTTTCCACGGGACTCTTTGTCCTCACGCTGCTgg TCATCACGGACCGCCCGCCGCTGCCCCCGAGCCCGGCCCAGGCCGTTCTGCCCGACTCTCCCCCTGAAGGCTACTCCTACCAGAGGTCCATCCTCAACCTGTTCCGGAACAAGGCGTTCGTGCTGCTGCTGGTCAGCTACG gGATCATGACAGGCTCCTTCTACTCTGTGTCAACACTGCTCAACCAGATGATCATGGCCTGCTACCAG gacgAGGAGCTGAACGCAGGCCGCATTGGTCTGACTCTGGTGGTGGCTGGGATGGTGGGTTCCATTCTGTGTGGCCTCTGGCTGGACCACACCAAGGCCTACAA GATGACCACGCTGGCTGTGTACGTGCTGTCCTTCCTGGGCATGGTGGTCTTCAGCTTCACCCTGGACCTCCACAACATCTACCTGGTCTTCTTCACGGCCGGAGTCCTCGG GTTCTTCATGACCGGCTATCTCCCTCTGGGCTTTGAGTTTGGGGTGGAGGTTACGTACCCCGAGTCTGAGGGAACCTCGTCCGGGCTGCTCAACGCCTTTGCTCAG ATCTTCGGCATCATCTTCACTCTGATCCAGGGAAGGCTGACCACAGACGCGGGTCCTCTGGCGGGAAACCTCTTCCTGTGCGCCTGGATGGTTGTGGGAGTCCTGCTGACAG CGGTCATCAAGTCGGAGTTGAAGAGGCACAACATCAACGCCGGCGTTGATGCCAAACCGCTGCAG GTTCCAGTGGGATCACAGGGAGAAGTGCTGAAGGAGCCACTCAGATCTTCTCAGGAAACGGCCGTGTGA
- the nsl1 gene encoding kinetochore-associated protein NSL1 homolog isoform X2, giving the protein MSRGRPAERRCHTAPSGGRRGATTTRANFEEAVLENVLVNGLKWTEAPDAEEEEVLDLEDQLSDTILEATLRRRTFPRQILAHVVGALKAERLLMGGHDPMHTPSLLPEPGQEKLMQDLSVAAPDLVQHTLQVVKSIQTLQHQALGLRHILQLDPSSDALQIHHDVLGRAESPPPCRTGSRPIRRAVEEAAMADCYVVARSDDANK; this is encoded by the exons ATGAGCCGAGGacgtcctgcagagagacgctGCCACACAGCGCCCTCAGGCGGCCGGAGAGGCGCCACTACAACCAGAGCG AACTTCGAGGAGGCTGTTCTGGAGAATGTTCTGGTGAATGGGCTGAAGTGGACGGAGGCTCCCGACGCTGAAG AGGAGGAGGTCCTGGACCTGGAGGACCAGCTGAGCGACACCATCCTGGAGGCCACCCTCCGGCGCCGCACCTTCCCCAGACAGATCCTGGCCCATGTGGTCGGCGCACTGAAGGCAGAGCGCCTCCTAATG gGAGGTCATGACCCCATGCACACGCCCAGTCTGCTGCCGGAACCAGGCCAAG AAAAGTTGATGCAGGATTTGTCGGTTGCTGCTCCCGACCTGGTGCAACACACTCTTCAGGTTGTCAAG TCCATCCAGACCCTGCAGCACCAGGCCCTGGGCCTCCGCCACATCCTCCAGCTGGACCCCAGCTCTGACGCTCTGCAGATCCACCACGACGTTTTGGGTCGGGCCGAGTCTCCGCCTCCCTGTCGGACCGGCTCTCGGCCAATCAGACGAGCCGTGGAGGAGGCGGCGATGGCGGACTGTTATGTGGTGGCGAGGAGTGAcgatgcaaataaataa
- the adat2 gene encoding tRNA-specific adenosine deaminase 2, with amino-acid sequence METHDGSDRNVSPSDRDVAKWMSHAFHAARQALRSGEVPVGCLLVHQDQVVASGRNQVNESKNATRHAEMVALDQFLDWCRQGDRPVGEACARTVLYVTVEPCVMCAAALRLLRVPVVVFGCRNERFGGCCSVLDISSADLQQSGSGFQCLSGHRAEEAVQMLKTFYKQENPNAPKPRTRKDCT; translated from the exons atggaaacacacGATGGATCCGACCGAAATGTTTCTCCTTCCGATCGTGACGTAGCCAAGTGGATGTCCCACGCCTTCCACGCG GCTCGCCAGGCGCTGCGGAGCGGAGAGGTTCCGGTGGGGTGTCTGCTGGTGCACCAGGACCAGGTGGTCGCCAGTGGGAGGAACCAAGTCAACGAGAGCAAAAAT GCCACCAGACACGCCGAGATGGTGGCGCTGGACCAGTTCCTGGACTGGTGCCGTCAGGGTGACCGGCCCGTGGGCGAGGCGTGCGCCAGGACGGTGCTGTACGTGACGGTGGAGCCATGTGTCATGTGCGCGGCTGCGCTCAGGCTGCTGCGCGTGCCCGTCGTGGTGTTCGGCTGCAGAAACGAAAGGTTCGGAGGATGTTGTTCAGTTCTGGACATCTCCTCCGCTGACCTCCAGCAGAGCGGCTCCGGCTTCCAG tgcCTGTCGGGCCACCGGGCCGAGGAGGCTGTCCAGATGTTGAAGACCTTCTACAAGCAGGAGAATCCCAATG CTCCCAAACCCCGAACCAGGAAGGACTGCACCTGA
- the nsl1 gene encoding kinetochore-associated protein NSL1 homolog isoform X1 translates to MDRDPTEHISDELTRDHGVWVRSKRTVLEHMNKYKAILATILDDQPEVEAETRRVLLQELLANFEEAVLENVLVNGLKWTEAPDAEEEEVLDLEDQLSDTILEATLRRRTFPRQILAHVVGALKAERLLMGGHDPMHTPSLLPEPGQEKLMQDLSVAAPDLVQHTLQVVKSIQTLQHQALGLRHILQLDPSSDALQIHHDVLGRAESPPPCRTGSRPIRRAVEEAAMADCYVVARSDDANK, encoded by the exons ATGGATCGGGATCCGACTGAGCACATTTCAGACGAACTAACCCGGGACCACGGGGTTTGGGTCCGGTCCAAACGTACCGTTCTGGAGCACATGAACAAGTATAAAGCGATTTTGGCTACGATTTTGGACGACCAGCCGGAAGtggaggcagagacgcggagagttctgctgcaggagctgctggcg AACTTCGAGGAGGCTGTTCTGGAGAATGTTCTGGTGAATGGGCTGAAGTGGACGGAGGCTCCCGACGCTGAAG AGGAGGAGGTCCTGGACCTGGAGGACCAGCTGAGCGACACCATCCTGGAGGCCACCCTCCGGCGCCGCACCTTCCCCAGACAGATCCTGGCCCATGTGGTCGGCGCACTGAAGGCAGAGCGCCTCCTAATG gGAGGTCATGACCCCATGCACACGCCCAGTCTGCTGCCGGAACCAGGCCAAG AAAAGTTGATGCAGGATTTGTCGGTTGCTGCTCCCGACCTGGTGCAACACACTCTTCAGGTTGTCAAG TCCATCCAGACCCTGCAGCACCAGGCCCTGGGCCTCCGCCACATCCTCCAGCTGGACCCCAGCTCTGACGCTCTGCAGATCCACCACGACGTTTTGGGTCGGGCCGAGTCTCCGCCTCCCTGTCGGACCGGCTCTCGGCCAATCAGACGAGCCGTGGAGGAGGCGGCGATGGCGGACTGTTATGTGGTGGCGAGGAGTGAcgatgcaaataaataa
- the flvcr1 gene encoding feline leukemia virus subgroup C receptor-related protein 1 isoform X2: protein MSAELERLGSSLQEAHSRSGSGRCSEGSEHPLLCFRPPAAAAAAAAAGLGSVTAPAPKRRSAGAMVAGELVQEHLHADPAAPDPVLAIGKSLEPEFGADPPARNGEAVPDERTAMLPGAEAPPRLETRLFCRRFAVLAVFSLYSLVNAFQWIQYSIITNVFTCFYEGLRLTALLGSGLNCVGAWIKCASVGRQLFAVTVTAQVICSVAQVFILGLPSRIASVWFGPREVSTACATAVLGNQLGTAIGFLLPPVLVPNTREDLAQMGHNISVMFYGTAAVSTGLFVLTLLVITDRPPLPPSPAQAVLPDSPPEGYSYQRSILNLFRNKAFVLLLVSYGIMTGSFYSVSTLLNQMIMACYQDEELNAGRIGLTLVVAGMVGSILCGLWLDHTKAYKMTTLAVYVLSFLGMVVFSFTLDLHNIYLVFFTAGVLGFFMTGYLPLGFEFGVEVTYPESEGTSSGLLNAFAQIFGIIFTLIQGRLTTDAGPLAGNLFLCAWMVVGVLLTAVIKSELKRHNINAGVDAKPLQVPVGSQGEVLKEPLRSSQETAV, encoded by the exons ATGTCAGCGGAACTAGAGCGGCTCGGCTCCTCACTGCAAGAGGCCCACAGCCGTTCCGGTTCCGGGCGATGCTCCGAGGGCTCCGAGCATCCGCTCCTCTGCTTTCGTCCccccgccgctgccgccgccgccgccgccgccggtcTCGGTTccgtcacagctccggcacctaagcGGCGCAGCGCAGGCGCGATGGTCGCCGGCGAGCTCGTGCAGGAGCACCTGCACGCGGACCCCGCAGCACCTGACCCCGTCCTCGCCATCGGGAAGAGCCTGGAGCCGGAGTTCGGAGCCGACCCCCCCGCTCGCAACGGCGAGGCCGTCCCGGATGAGAGGACCGCGATGCTGCCGGGCGCAGAGGCGCCGCCGCGGCTGGAGACGCGCCTTTTCTGTCGCCGCTTCGCAGTGCTGGCCGTGTTCAGCCTGTACTCGCTGGTCAACGCCTTCCAGTGGATCCAGTACAGCATCATCACCAACGTGTTCACGTGCTTCTACGAG GGTCTGCGGCTCACCGCCCTCCTCGGCTCCGGTCTCAACTGCGTGGGCGCGTGGATCAAGTGCGCCAGCGTGGGTCGCCAGCTGTTTGCCGTCACCGTCACCGCGCAGGTCATCTGCTCCGTGGCGCAGGTCTTCATCCTCGGCCTGCCGTCCCGCATCGCCTCCGTGTGGTTCGGACCCCGCGAGGTCTCCACCGCCTGCGCCACCGCGGTCCTCGGGAACCAG ttggGGACGGCCATCGGTTTCCTGCTTCCTCCGGTTCTGGTTCCCAACACCCGTGAGGACCTGGCTCAGATGGGCCACAACATCAGCGTCATGTTCTACGGCACCGCCGCGGTTTCCACGGGACTCTTTGTCCTCACGCTGCTgg TCATCACGGACCGCCCGCCGCTGCCCCCGAGCCCGGCCCAGGCCGTTCTGCCCGACTCTCCCCCTGAAGGCTACTCCTACCAGAGGTCCATCCTCAACCTGTTCCGGAACAAGGCGTTCGTGCTGCTGCTGGTCAGCTACG gGATCATGACAGGCTCCTTCTACTCTGTGTCAACACTGCTCAACCAGATGATCATGGCCTGCTACCAG gacgAGGAGCTGAACGCAGGCCGCATTGGTCTGACTCTGGTGGTGGCTGGGATGGTGGGTTCCATTCTGTGTGGCCTCTGGCTGGACCACACCAAGGCCTACAA GATGACCACGCTGGCTGTGTACGTGCTGTCCTTCCTGGGCATGGTGGTCTTCAGCTTCACCCTGGACCTCCACAACATCTACCTGGTCTTCTTCACGGCCGGAGTCCTCGG GTTCTTCATGACCGGCTATCTCCCTCTGGGCTTTGAGTTTGGGGTGGAGGTTACGTACCCCGAGTCTGAGGGAACCTCGTCCGGGCTGCTCAACGCCTTTGCTCAG ATCTTCGGCATCATCTTCACTCTGATCCAGGGAAGGCTGACCACAGACGCGGGTCCTCTGGCGGGAAACCTCTTCCTGTGCGCCTGGATGGTTGTGGGAGTCCTGCTGACAG CGGTCATCAAGTCGGAGTTGAAGAGGCACAACATCAACGCCGGCGTTGATGCCAAACCGCTGCAG GTTCCAGTGGGATCACAGGGAGAAGTGCTGAAGGAGCCACTCAGATCTTCTCAGGAAACGGCCGTGTGA
- the aig1 gene encoding androgen-induced gene 1 protein isoform X3 — MVNTLLVIQAVFFGLCVLIDVSSLLTKGDNREQERQLQKLVSLRDWMMAVLAFPCGAFVVSMFWSLYLYDRELVYPRLLDNFIPQWLNHGMHTTVLPFIIIEMRTTRHRYPSRTAGLLAVCCFGLAYIGWTCWVQQVTGVWVYPVLERITPLARVVFFGAMTTVICLLYVLGDILNTYIWDSHTEKVKGE, encoded by the exons ATGGTCAACACTCTGCTG gtgatCCAGGCAGTCTTCTTCGGCCTGTGTGTCCTCATCGACGTGTCCAGTCTGCTGACTAAAGGAGACAACAGGGAGCAGGAGCGGCAGCTGCAGAAGCTGGTGAGCCTGAGGGACTGGATGATGGCGGTGCTGGCCTTCCCCTGCGGAGCg TTTGTGGTCTCCATGTTCTGGTCTCTGTACCTGTACGACCGGGAGCTGGTGTATCCTCGATTGCTGGACAACTTCATCCCTCAGTGGCTGAACCACGGCATG CACACCACCGTCCTCCCCTTCATCATTATCGAGATGAGGACCACTCGCCACCGCTACCCGAGCCGGACCGCGGGTCTCTTGGCCGTCTGCTGCTTTGGCCTGGCGTACATTGGCTG gaCGTGCTGGGTGCAGCAGGTGACCGGTGTTTGGGTCTACCCGGTGCTGGAGCGCATCACTCCGCTGGCCAGAGTCGTCTTCTTCGGCGCCATGACGACCGTCATCTGCCTGCTCTATGTCCTCGGAGACATTCTCAACACCTACATCTGGGACTCACACACAG aaaaggtcaaaggtgaaTGA
- the flvcr1 gene encoding feline leukemia virus subgroup C receptor-related protein 1 isoform X3, whose protein sequence is MSAELERLGSSLQEAHSRSGSGRCSEGSEHPLLCFRPPAAAAAAAAAGLGSVTAPAPKRRSAGAMVAGELVQEHLHADPAAPDPVLAIGKSLEPEFGADPPARNGEAVPDERTAMLPGAEAPPRLETRLFCRRFAVLAVFSLYSLVNAFQWIQYSIITNVFTCFYELGTAIGFLLPPVLVPNTREDLAQMGHNISVMFYGTAAVSTGLFVLTLLVITDRPPLPPSPAQAVLPDSPPEGYSYQRSILNLFRNKAFVLLLVSYGIMTGSFYSVSTLLNQMIMACYQDEELNAGRIGLTLVVAGMVGSILCGLWLDHTKAYKMTTLAVYVLSFLGMVVFSFTLDLHNIYLVFFTAGVLGFFMTGYLPLGFEFGVEVTYPESEGTSSGLLNAFAQIFGIIFTLIQGRLTTDAGPLAGNLFLCAWMVVGVLLTAVIKSELKRHNINAGVDAKPLQVPVGSQGEVLKEPLRSSQETAV, encoded by the exons ATGTCAGCGGAACTAGAGCGGCTCGGCTCCTCACTGCAAGAGGCCCACAGCCGTTCCGGTTCCGGGCGATGCTCCGAGGGCTCCGAGCATCCGCTCCTCTGCTTTCGTCCccccgccgctgccgccgccgccgccgccgccggtcTCGGTTccgtcacagctccggcacctaagcGGCGCAGCGCAGGCGCGATGGTCGCCGGCGAGCTCGTGCAGGAGCACCTGCACGCGGACCCCGCAGCACCTGACCCCGTCCTCGCCATCGGGAAGAGCCTGGAGCCGGAGTTCGGAGCCGACCCCCCCGCTCGCAACGGCGAGGCCGTCCCGGATGAGAGGACCGCGATGCTGCCGGGCGCAGAGGCGCCGCCGCGGCTGGAGACGCGCCTTTTCTGTCGCCGCTTCGCAGTGCTGGCCGTGTTCAGCCTGTACTCGCTGGTCAACGCCTTCCAGTGGATCCAGTACAGCATCATCACCAACGTGTTCACGTGCTTCTACGAG ttggGGACGGCCATCGGTTTCCTGCTTCCTCCGGTTCTGGTTCCCAACACCCGTGAGGACCTGGCTCAGATGGGCCACAACATCAGCGTCATGTTCTACGGCACCGCCGCGGTTTCCACGGGACTCTTTGTCCTCACGCTGCTgg TCATCACGGACCGCCCGCCGCTGCCCCCGAGCCCGGCCCAGGCCGTTCTGCCCGACTCTCCCCCTGAAGGCTACTCCTACCAGAGGTCCATCCTCAACCTGTTCCGGAACAAGGCGTTCGTGCTGCTGCTGGTCAGCTACG gGATCATGACAGGCTCCTTCTACTCTGTGTCAACACTGCTCAACCAGATGATCATGGCCTGCTACCAG gacgAGGAGCTGAACGCAGGCCGCATTGGTCTGACTCTGGTGGTGGCTGGGATGGTGGGTTCCATTCTGTGTGGCCTCTGGCTGGACCACACCAAGGCCTACAA GATGACCACGCTGGCTGTGTACGTGCTGTCCTTCCTGGGCATGGTGGTCTTCAGCTTCACCCTGGACCTCCACAACATCTACCTGGTCTTCTTCACGGCCGGAGTCCTCGG GTTCTTCATGACCGGCTATCTCCCTCTGGGCTTTGAGTTTGGGGTGGAGGTTACGTACCCCGAGTCTGAGGGAACCTCGTCCGGGCTGCTCAACGCCTTTGCTCAG ATCTTCGGCATCATCTTCACTCTGATCCAGGGAAGGCTGACCACAGACGCGGGTCCTCTGGCGGGAAACCTCTTCCTGTGCGCCTGGATGGTTGTGGGAGTCCTGCTGACAG CGGTCATCAAGTCGGAGTTGAAGAGGCACAACATCAACGCCGGCGTTGATGCCAAACCGCTGCAG GTTCCAGTGGGATCACAGGGAGAAGTGCTGAAGGAGCCACTCAGATCTTCTCAGGAAACGGCCGTGTGA
- the aig1 gene encoding androgen-induced gene 1 protein isoform X1 yields MALIPPQVLRVAILLSYFSILCHYKALDMPAHQTYGGSWKFLTFIDLVIQAVFFGLCVLIDVSSLLTKGDNREQERQLQKLVSLRDWMMAVLAFPCGAFVVSMFWSLYLYDRELVYPRLLDNFIPQWLNHGMHTTVLPFIIIEMRTTRHRYPSRTAGLLAVCCFGLAYIGWTCWVQQVTGVWVYPVLERITPLARVVFFGAMTTVICLLYVLGDILNTYIWDSHTEKVKGE; encoded by the exons ATGGCGCTGATTCCGCCGCAGGTTCTGCGCGTCGCCATCCTGCTCTCCTACTTCTCCATCCTGTGCCACTACAAAGCCCTGGACATGCCCGCGCACCAGACCTACGGAGGCAGCTGGAAGTTCCTGACGTTCATCGACCTG gtgatCCAGGCAGTCTTCTTCGGCCTGTGTGTCCTCATCGACGTGTCCAGTCTGCTGACTAAAGGAGACAACAGGGAGCAGGAGCGGCAGCTGCAGAAGCTGGTGAGCCTGAGGGACTGGATGATGGCGGTGCTGGCCTTCCCCTGCGGAGCg TTTGTGGTCTCCATGTTCTGGTCTCTGTACCTGTACGACCGGGAGCTGGTGTATCCTCGATTGCTGGACAACTTCATCCCTCAGTGGCTGAACCACGGCATG CACACCACCGTCCTCCCCTTCATCATTATCGAGATGAGGACCACTCGCCACCGCTACCCGAGCCGGACCGCGGGTCTCTTGGCCGTCTGCTGCTTTGGCCTGGCGTACATTGGCTG gaCGTGCTGGGTGCAGCAGGTGACCGGTGTTTGGGTCTACCCGGTGCTGGAGCGCATCACTCCGCTGGCCAGAGTCGTCTTCTTCGGCGCCATGACGACCGTCATCTGCCTGCTCTATGTCCTCGGAGACATTCTCAACACCTACATCTGGGACTCACACACAG aaaaggtcaaaggtgaaTGA
- the aig1 gene encoding androgen-induced gene 1 protein isoform X2: protein MALIPPQVLRVAILLSYFSILCHYKALDMPAHQTYGGSWKFLTFIDLVIQAVFFGLCVLIDVSSLLTKGDNREQERQLQKLFVVSMFWSLYLYDRELVYPRLLDNFIPQWLNHGMHTTVLPFIIIEMRTTRHRYPSRTAGLLAVCCFGLAYIGWTCWVQQVTGVWVYPVLERITPLARVVFFGAMTTVICLLYVLGDILNTYIWDSHTEKVKGE, encoded by the exons ATGGCGCTGATTCCGCCGCAGGTTCTGCGCGTCGCCATCCTGCTCTCCTACTTCTCCATCCTGTGCCACTACAAAGCCCTGGACATGCCCGCGCACCAGACCTACGGAGGCAGCTGGAAGTTCCTGACGTTCATCGACCTG gtgatCCAGGCAGTCTTCTTCGGCCTGTGTGTCCTCATCGACGTGTCCAGTCTGCTGACTAAAGGAGACAACAGGGAGCAGGAGCGGCAGCTGCAGAAGCTG TTTGTGGTCTCCATGTTCTGGTCTCTGTACCTGTACGACCGGGAGCTGGTGTATCCTCGATTGCTGGACAACTTCATCCCTCAGTGGCTGAACCACGGCATG CACACCACCGTCCTCCCCTTCATCATTATCGAGATGAGGACCACTCGCCACCGCTACCCGAGCCGGACCGCGGGTCTCTTGGCCGTCTGCTGCTTTGGCCTGGCGTACATTGGCTG gaCGTGCTGGGTGCAGCAGGTGACCGGTGTTTGGGTCTACCCGGTGCTGGAGCGCATCACTCCGCTGGCCAGAGTCGTCTTCTTCGGCGCCATGACGACCGTCATCTGCCTGCTCTATGTCCTCGGAGACATTCTCAACACCTACATCTGGGACTCACACACAG aaaaggtcaaaggtgaaTGA